Proteins from one Lachnospiraceae bacterium KGMB03038 genomic window:
- a CDS encoding ABC transporter permease, whose product MVFGLAYGRAQAEYQRSIREAGTTASACIQNGDQSQYEKARALSYIRQAGRRVTAGTAEKTAEDAKAVSVCTVQWLDPGAWEKIVSPAYTDIYGEYPEKPQEILLSKRALQKLGIKDPQMGMEITVDVSIGLFQKGKETFTLCGWFTDHVKETQRSAPGYISFAKLEGWGYHVHEDADILLCPLERLNWREVEERLYEDIPIRDGQQQLTVSESAAYEAVREMAGGFEMAAGAALIILCGIFFLIHNVMQISLISDVRQMGLLNLIGTTEKQIRRIYYRQILRILVPGVLLGAGISLVLLLFLLPHGLGEQYLSSYGGAVHLRVFRPWILAAAILLSAALLLGSAAEVIWHVASRSCVENTRYTALNTKKARRKKKDKKRNHYAKKRGERAEIFLMAWQNVTRYKSRFIRTVLSLFLGMEALLGAVVISSGSDPANAIKERPDFLIAGQFSQWAQEEGYGREYQSRDGGEDPLESEGSGMALLYDNEYDEFSPISPEVRKRLLSLDGVDQETSSLVEGAYLYSVISRKGWRPLANDRNEEASENEMIEGPDPDVVQILSEEEIEELKTYAKKHQIPADMKSLEEGTGVLILHDHRLSRQQEAAARESIGEPMYFATLPAKADLIKWNQMGEKEREEWAKGDGFARKRSEPFAISGYLDSLAEGFPDIARTWHGAEGTIYYLISQQGFARIPTDKKTLTMELELKKEDGAGGKPQEDQTRQETQTKTQIGQIIEVENQRRAQIRDTGLEKGTGEAGIFCISKSDLLEEAAAYIRGSRLIFGSISAVLLCAGLVNFFHVMAAGILSRKKELEILESIGMTKRQKRLMFLAEGGWYCVVTAALHLSIGSWILALIRHYMEQRLSYFVFHYPMGWTALLLTGLTAICLSAAAVFSKK is encoded by the coding sequence GTGGTTTTCGGTCTGGCATATGGCAGGGCACAGGCGGAGTATCAAAGGAGTATCAGAGAGGCGGGAACGACCGCTTCAGCCTGTATTCAGAATGGGGACCAGTCTCAGTATGAGAAGGCAAGGGCTCTTAGTTATATCAGGCAGGCGGGACGACGTGTGACGGCGGGAACCGCGGAGAAAACAGCCGAAGACGCAAAGGCAGTTTCAGTCTGTACCGTCCAATGGCTGGACCCCGGCGCGTGGGAGAAGATCGTCAGCCCGGCGTATACCGACATTTACGGAGAATATCCAGAGAAACCCCAGGAGATCCTGCTGTCCAAGCGGGCGCTCCAGAAGCTTGGCATCAAAGATCCTCAGATGGGGATGGAGATTACAGTGGATGTTTCCATTGGCCTCTTTCAAAAGGGAAAAGAGACCTTTACACTATGCGGCTGGTTTACGGATCATGTCAAAGAGACACAGCGCTCCGCGCCCGGATATATCTCTTTCGCAAAGCTGGAAGGATGGGGCTATCATGTCCATGAAGACGCGGATATCCTGCTGTGTCCCTTAGAACGCCTGAACTGGAGGGAAGTAGAAGAACGGTTATACGAAGATATCCCAATTAGAGACGGGCAGCAGCAGCTTACCGTTTCTGAATCGGCCGCTTATGAGGCGGTAAGGGAAATGGCAGGGGGATTCGAGATGGCGGCGGGTGCCGCTTTGATCATTTTATGCGGGATTTTCTTTTTGATCCACAATGTGATGCAGATCTCCCTGATCAGCGACGTCAGGCAGATGGGGCTTTTGAATCTCATTGGGACTACGGAAAAACAGATCCGCCGGATCTATTATAGGCAGATCCTGCGGATACTGGTTCCGGGAGTGCTCCTGGGAGCGGGGATCTCCCTTGTGCTCCTGTTGTTCCTGCTTCCGCATGGTCTGGGAGAACAGTATTTAAGCAGCTATGGAGGGGCGGTGCATCTGCGGGTTTTCCGTCCTTGGATCCTGGCGGCCGCAATCCTGCTGTCCGCCGCGCTTCTGCTTGGTTCGGCGGCAGAAGTGATCTGGCACGTGGCCAGCCGGTCCTGTGTGGAAAATACACGGTACACGGCGCTGAACACAAAGAAGGCCAGGCGGAAGAAAAAAGACAAAAAGCGAAATCACTATGCAAAAAAACGCGGTGAGAGGGCAGAGATCTTTTTGATGGCCTGGCAGAATGTGACACGGTATAAGAGCCGTTTTATCCGAACAGTCCTATCTCTGTTCCTTGGGATGGAAGCGCTTCTTGGGGCGGTTGTGATCTCGTCGGGAAGTGATCCAGCCAATGCGATCAAAGAGCGGCCGGATTTCCTGATCGCCGGACAATTCAGCCAGTGGGCGCAGGAAGAGGGATATGGAAGGGAGTATCAGTCCCGGGATGGGGGAGAAGATCCATTGGAGAGCGAAGGAAGCGGGATGGCGCTTCTCTATGACAATGAGTATGACGAATTTTCCCCTATTTCCCCGGAAGTAAGGAAGAGACTTTTGAGCCTGGATGGAGTGGATCAGGAGACTTCTTCTCTTGTAGAGGGCGCTTATCTGTACTCCGTGATCTCCAGAAAGGGATGGCGTCCCCTGGCCAATGATAGGAATGAGGAAGCATCGGAAAATGAAATGATCGAAGGCCCAGATCCAGATGTGGTCCAGATCTTAAGTGAGGAAGAAATCGAAGAACTGAAAACCTATGCAAAGAAGCATCAGATCCCGGCAGACATGAAGAGCCTGGAGGAAGGAACGGGGGTATTGATCCTTCACGATCATAGGTTGTCCAGGCAGCAGGAAGCCGCGGCCAGAGAGAGCATTGGAGAGCCGATGTATTTTGCCACGCTTCCGGCGAAGGCGGATCTCATAAAATGGAATCAGATGGGTGAGAAAGAGCGGGAAGAGTGGGCCAAAGGAGATGGATTTGCCAGGAAACGTTCAGAACCATTTGCCATAAGCGGATATCTGGACAGCCTGGCGGAAGGATTTCCAGATATCGCCCGGACCTGGCACGGAGCAGAAGGCACGATCTACTATCTGATCAGTCAGCAGGGATTCGCCCGGATTCCCACAGATAAGAAGACCCTTACCATGGAACTGGAGCTTAAAAAAGAAGACGGCGCAGGCGGGAAGCCGCAAGAAGATCAAACAAGACAAGAGACACAGACAAAAACCCAGATCGGTCAGATCATTGAGGTGGAGAACCAGAGACGCGCCCAGATCAGAGATACCGGATTGGAAAAGGGAACTGGTGAAGCGGGAATCTTCTGTATCAGTAAGTCTGATCTGTTGGAAGAGGCTGCGGCTTATATCCGGGGCAGCCGGTTGATCTTCGGGAGTATCAGCGCCGTGCTTTTGTGCGCGGGCCTGGTAAATTTCTTTCATGTTATGGCGGCGGGAATCTTATCGCGGAAAAAGGAACTGGAAATCCTGGAAAGTATTGGGATGACGAAGAGACAAAAGCGTCTGATGTTTCTGGCGGAAGGGGGCTGGTACTGTGTTGTGACGGCGGCGCTGCACCTAAGCATTGGAAGCTGGATTCTTGCGTTGATCCGACATTATATGGAGCAGAGACTTTCGTATTTTGTATTTCACTATCCGATGGGATGGACCGCGCTGCTGCTGACAGGTCTGACGGCTATCTGCTTATCTGCCGCGGCGGTGTTTTCGAAAAAATGA
- a CDS encoding oxidoreductase — protein sequence MIYKKFKDLSLSALGLGTMRLPCINGDDSRIDEESAARMVSYAMDQGINYYDTAWGYHNGNSETVMGRILKSYPRDSFYLASKFPGYDLSNMTKVEEIFEKQLEKCQVDYFDFYLFHNVWEMNIDAYLDDEKYGVFSYLMKQKENGRIRHLGFSAHGNLDVIKRFLEAYGDHMEFCQLQINYLDWDFQSAREKVELLESYQIPVWVMEPLRGGRLASLSEEDTKKLQSLRPAESVPGWAFRFLQTLPSVTMILSGMSDFQQLQDNIQTFQTEEPLNEQEQKTLFDIAYHMANGVPCTACHYCTSHCPQELDIPGLIRIYNEHTLSGGGAMARFTLEAMPEDKQPSACVGCRSCEAVCPQQIKISEVMADFNAKLNS from the coding sequence ATGATCTACAAAAAATTTAAAGACTTAAGCCTCTCGGCTCTTGGACTTGGGACTATGCGTCTTCCCTGTATCAACGGGGACGACTCTCGCATTGATGAAGAATCCGCTGCCCGCATGGTTTCTTATGCTATGGATCAGGGCATCAATTATTATGATACTGCCTGGGGATACCATAATGGGAACTCGGAGACTGTCATGGGCCGAATCCTGAAATCTTATCCCCGCGATAGCTTCTATCTTGCCAGCAAATTCCCTGGATACGATCTTTCCAACATGACTAAGGTTGAGGAAATCTTCGAGAAGCAATTAGAAAAATGCCAGGTAGACTATTTTGATTTTTATCTCTTCCACAATGTTTGGGAGATGAATATCGATGCTTATTTGGATGATGAAAAATATGGAGTCTTCTCCTATCTGATGAAACAGAAAGAAAATGGCCGCATCCGCCATCTTGGATTTTCCGCTCATGGAAATCTGGATGTGATCAAGCGTTTCCTGGAAGCTTACGGCGATCACATGGAATTCTGCCAGCTTCAGATCAACTATCTGGACTGGGATTTCCAAAGCGCCAGAGAAAAAGTTGAACTGCTGGAGTCTTACCAGATTCCCGTCTGGGTCATGGAACCGCTCCGGGGCGGGCGTCTTGCCTCCCTCTCGGAAGAGGATACAAAGAAACTGCAGTCCCTGCGGCCAGCGGAAAGCGTACCCGGATGGGCGTTCCGTTTCCTTCAGACTCTCCCAAGCGTAACTATGATCCTGTCTGGAATGTCTGATTTCCAACAGCTCCAGGACAACATCCAAACCTTCCAGACGGAAGAGCCATTGAATGAGCAGGAGCAGAAAACCCTTTTTGACATCGCTTATCACATGGCCAACGGCGTTCCCTGTACCGCCTGCCATTACTGCACCAGCCATTGCCCTCAAGAGCTGGATATCCCCGGACTCATCCGGATATACAATGAACATACCCTTTCCGGCGGCGGAGCTATGGCTCGGTTTACATTGGAAGCCATGCCAGAAGACAAACAGCCTTCTGCCTGTGTCGGCTGTCGAAGCTGCGAGGCTGTCTGTCCGCAGCAGATCAAAATTTCAGAAGTAATGGCTGATTTTAATGCCAAATTAAACTCTTAA
- a CDS encoding inorganic phosphate transporter, producing the protein MDVSFSSFCQEVFSNPVMAVTVVLTLGVIFVNGWTDAPNAIATCVSTRCLKVRTAIWMSAAFNFLGVLVMTKINSSVASTISNMVDFGGETTDALMALCAALFSIVVYSVAASMFGIPTSESHSLIAGLSGAAIAVQGGVGGINFEEWVKVLYGLVLSLALGFFTGWVICKGIAAVCAAADRRKANRFFKAGQIFSAAFMSFMHGAQDGQKFIGVLFLGVAFCNGQNSVEGMLIPVWLMILCSTVMGVGTSVGGEKIIKSVGMDMVKLEKFQGFSADLAGSICLLLASVFGIPVSTTHTKTSAIMGVGAVKRLSAINFGVVKDMMLTWIFTFPGCGLISFFMVKIFIFVF; encoded by the coding sequence ATGGATGTATCATTTTCGAGTTTCTGCCAAGAGGTTTTCTCTAATCCGGTCATGGCAGTGACTGTCGTACTGACACTGGGAGTGATCTTCGTCAACGGATGGACGGATGCCCCAAATGCGATCGCCACATGTGTCTCGACCCGATGTCTAAAAGTGCGGACGGCGATCTGGATGAGCGCGGCATTTAATTTCCTTGGCGTGCTGGTAATGACCAAGATCAATAGTTCTGTGGCTTCTACGATCAGTAATATGGTGGATTTTGGAGGAGAGACCACGGATGCGCTGATGGCATTGTGCGCGGCGCTGTTTTCGATTGTTGTTTATAGTGTGGCGGCCTCGATGTTTGGGATTCCCACCAGTGAAAGCCACAGCCTGATCGCCGGCCTTTCCGGCGCCGCGATCGCGGTCCAGGGGGGCGTTGGAGGCATTAATTTTGAGGAATGGGTGAAGGTGCTTTATGGACTGGTCTTGAGCCTGGCGCTTGGGTTCTTTACCGGCTGGGTGATCTGTAAAGGGATTGCGGCTGTCTGCGCCGCGGCGGATAGAAGGAAGGCCAATCGTTTCTTCAAAGCGGGACAGATTTTCAGCGCGGCCTTTATGAGCTTTATGCATGGCGCTCAGGATGGCCAGAAGTTTATCGGTGTATTGTTCCTTGGTGTAGCGTTCTGTAATGGACAGAATAGTGTGGAAGGGATGCTCATTCCAGTGTGGCTGATGATATTATGTTCTACTGTGATGGGTGTTGGGACCAGCGTAGGCGGAGAAAAGATTATCAAATCTGTAGGGATGGATATGGTAAAACTAGAGAAATTCCAAGGATTTTCGGCAGATCTAGCCGGATCGATCTGTCTGCTTTTGGCGAGTGTATTCGGAATCCCGGTGTCCACAACCCACACAAAAACGAGCGCGATCATGGGAGTGGGAGCGGTAAAACGGCTTTCGGCCATTAATTTTGGTGTGGTAAAGGATATGATGCTGACCTGGATATTTACCTTTCCAGGCTGTGGTCTGATCAGTTTCTTTATGGTAAAAATCTTTATATTTGTATTTTAG
- a CDS encoding DUF47 family protein, with protein MAKKQDAYYFDNFVACAEESCHAAHLLRDVLGNFKQEELSAKLDAMHEIENRADGKKHEVMDRLAKEFIPPIEREDIIELCQHLDDLTDKIEDVLLRVYMNNVTEIEEDAVEMTDIIIRCCEAVKELLKEFADFKHSKKLKEQIIRINDLEEEADRLYMSSMRKLHTETTEPLHIIAWREIYSYLEHCADACEHAADVVESVVMKNS; from the coding sequence ATGGCAAAGAAACAAGATGCGTATTATTTTGATAATTTTGTGGCATGTGCGGAAGAATCCTGCCACGCGGCGCATTTGCTCAGAGATGTTCTGGGAAATTTCAAACAGGAAGAACTTTCCGCAAAGCTGGACGCCATGCATGAAATCGAGAATAGGGCTGACGGAAAGAAGCATGAGGTGATGGACAGGCTGGCAAAAGAATTTATCCCACCGATCGAGCGTGAAGATATCATCGAATTATGCCAGCATCTGGACGACCTTACAGATAAGATCGAAGATGTCCTGCTTCGGGTCTATATGAATAATGTGACGGAGATTGAGGAAGACGCGGTAGAAATGACGGATATCATTATCCGCTGCTGTGAAGCTGTAAAGGAACTTTTGAAGGAATTTGCGGACTTTAAACACTCAAAGAAGTTAAAAGAGCAGATCATACGGATCAACGATTTGGAAGAAGAGGCGGACCGCCTTTATATGTCCAGTATGAGAAAACTTCATACAGAAACAACAGAGCCGCTCCATATCATAGCCTGGAGGGAAATCTACAGTTATCTGGAACACTGCGCGGACGCTTGTGAACACGCGGCGGATGTGGTAGAAAGCGTCGTGATGAAAAATTCTTAA
- a CDS encoding zinc ribbon domain-containing protein yields the protein MERYCKKCGNLLIDGAKFCGACGTPIEEAALNQEDQKKEETKAKMVQGAKIIGSASASALKGAIKWSAGAAVAMANISTGGSMYHRESAMRDAGKSRSDFKNAARKLKALKNLKADTQIPQDVKETNAEFYEKNYDPALDDMDSLEHWSGFRNEDGSYSD from the coding sequence ATGGAAAGATATTGTAAAAAATGTGGGAACCTTCTTATAGACGGAGCGAAATTCTGCGGAGCCTGCGGGACTCCCATTGAAGAGGCGGCTCTAAACCAGGAGGATCAGAAGAAGGAAGAAACAAAAGCAAAAATGGTACAGGGAGCAAAGATCATTGGATCGGCATCAGCAAGCGCGCTGAAAGGAGCGATAAAATGGTCGGCTGGAGCGGCAGTGGCAATGGCCAATATTTCTACTGGCGGCTCTATGTATCACCGGGAATCAGCCATGAGAGATGCGGGAAAGAGCAGGAGTGATTTTAAGAATGCCGCCAGGAAGTTAAAAGCTTTGAAAAATCTGAAGGCAGATACACAAATCCCTCAGGATGTAAAAGAAACGAACGCGGAATTCTACGAAAAGAACTATGATCCGGCGTTGGATGACATGGACTCCCTGGAGCACTGGTCTGGATTTAGGAACGAGGACGGTTCTTATTCTGATTGA
- a CDS encoding opine dehydrogenase, whose amino-acid sequence MNITVFGSGNGGCTLAADWALSGHNVRLFDFEKFPDNINAINEAGGISISGKVEGFAKLDYCGFDIDQALEDCDMLFVVGPAYSTQPFGEACKGKLKEGQRVIIVPGSCGGALIFKRALGLDYNDESVIVGETHTLPYACRVMSPGVIHVYHKLTGWVYIAALPSKYTQELYATFNQVNPCVPAKNVLQTTLTNGNPAIHPAGTLMMAAWIEATKGDFYFYEDGIQPGVGRLIKGVDEERMEIAKAMGFDLYPGPVLTKKQGYLIDDDYENCYRSAPGFKGVRAPQKLDTRYFHEDVGFGLVLFEELGEKFGVETPVISSIITLASTIMQRDYRGERMRTLDKLGLDNLSCEELIHRL is encoded by the coding sequence ATGAATATCACAGTATTTGGAAGCGGAAACGGCGGATGTACGCTGGCGGCGGACTGGGCATTGTCGGGACACAATGTCCGGTTATTTGACTTTGAGAAATTCCCAGATAATATTAACGCGATCAATGAAGCTGGAGGAATATCTATCTCAGGAAAAGTGGAAGGTTTCGCAAAGCTGGACTATTGTGGATTCGACATCGATCAGGCACTGGAAGACTGCGATATGCTGTTTGTTGTAGGTCCTGCTTACAGTACACAGCCTTTTGGGGAGGCGTGCAAAGGAAAATTGAAAGAGGGACAGCGGGTGATCATTGTGCCGGGGTCCTGTGGGGGAGCACTGATCTTCAAGAGGGCACTGGGGCTGGACTACAACGATGAAAGTGTAATCGTGGGAGAGACACATACACTGCCGTATGCCTGCCGGGTTATGTCTCCGGGAGTCATCCATGTTTACCATAAGTTGACAGGGTGGGTCTATATTGCGGCCCTTCCATCTAAATATACACAGGAACTATATGCAACCTTCAACCAGGTAAATCCTTGTGTTCCGGCTAAGAATGTTTTGCAGACAACGCTGACGAATGGGAATCCGGCAATTCATCCAGCGGGTACGCTAATGATGGCAGCTTGGATTGAGGCGACAAAGGGAGACTTTTATTTCTACGAGGATGGCATTCAGCCAGGAGTCGGCCGCCTGATCAAAGGCGTAGATGAGGAACGGATGGAGATTGCGAAAGCAATGGGATTTGATCTGTATCCGGGGCCGGTATTGACAAAGAAACAGGGATATCTGATCGATGATGATTATGAAAACTGCTATAGAAGCGCACCGGGGTTTAAGGGAGTGCGGGCGCCTCAGAAGCTGGATACCAGATATTTTCATGAAGACGTAGGATTTGGCCTGGTACTTTTTGAAGAATTGGGAGAAAAATTTGGGGTAGAGACGCCGGTGATCAGCTCTATTATCACTCTTGCGTCTACGATCATGCAAAGAGACTACCGGGGAGAGAGAATGAGAACGCTGGATAAGTTGGGGCTGGATAATCTGTCCTGTGAAGAGTTGATTCACCGGTTATAA
- a CDS encoding GntR family transcriptional regulator, with the protein MAVERKLSAENLAYEKIKDALCQRKFGPGTKLLEQSLSTALKMSRTPIRQALKRLAQEGYVEIVPNRGAFVAQPDITDIRELYDVRIELEIFALRLGIEAFTEEDFRFLEELIEQEYRAFETRNFSAYMEANRSFHTTIVDKADNHYLSDIFENIYQHMDTFLTLYDNFYVQLGQDIRSIQAHREMVKAIREKNQEHFGEMVQKLCNDTYEEYKNRYVPCENIYAILSLGDEAETQDVRFTL; encoded by the coding sequence ATGGCGGTAGAAAGAAAATTATCTGCGGAAAATTTAGCATATGAAAAGATTAAAGATGCATTATGCCAAAGGAAATTTGGCCCAGGGACGAAACTTTTGGAACAGTCTTTGAGCACTGCGCTAAAGATGAGCAGGACGCCGATTCGACAGGCTTTAAAGAGGCTTGCTCAAGAGGGATATGTTGAGATTGTCCCCAATAGGGGAGCGTTTGTGGCACAGCCTGATATTACAGATATTCGGGAATTATACGATGTACGAATCGAATTGGAGATTTTTGCACTTCGTCTTGGGATTGAAGCTTTTACGGAAGAGGACTTTCGTTTCTTGGAAGAATTGATCGAGCAGGAATACCGTGCTTTTGAAACTAGGAACTTTTCTGCGTATATGGAAGCCAATCGATCTTTTCATACGACCATTGTAGATAAAGCGGACAACCATTATCTAAGTGATATTTTTGAGAATATTTACCAGCATATGGATACATTTTTGACACTATATGATAATTTCTATGTGCAGCTTGGACAGGATATCCGTTCGATTCAGGCGCATCGAGAGATGGTAAAAGCGATTCGGGAAAAGAATCAAGAGCATTTCGGAGAAATGGTACAGAAACTTTGTAATGATACTTATGAGGAATATAAAAATCGATATGTGCCTTGTGAAAATATTTATGCGATCCTGAGTCTTGGAGATGAAGCCGAGACTCAGGATGTGCGCTTTACGTTATGA
- a CDS encoding creatininase family protein, whose product MSASTGRNRLLRHALFLLIIENRSIRAADKPESKRRSCFMSSFIFENTWEENQEAMKTRKLAIIPVGSSEQHGPALPVGTDWIIAEYLAKRVGEKTDKGLVAPVVPYGHALYHADFPGTMAVSQTTLAAYIQEVCDQLVSYGFTHFLFLNGHGGNNNALYDVGQYLRLKNIPVANIQWFEVAGDLNPEWGLIGHGDITETAVMMHINPDIVKVERAHIPDNQKIGNIQLLDLHRGEFEGAAVYLNLRTRDVTKTGDLIEHGHAAGVDYSKSARDATAELGKEVCDAVVDYILRFIDEFVTFEFDYKK is encoded by the coding sequence ATGAGTGCGTCAACTGGACGGAATCGCCTCTTGCGTCATGCTCTCTTTTTACTTATCATAGAAAATAGAAGTATCCGCGCAGCGGATAAACCTGAATCAAAAAGGAGGAGTTGTTTTATGAGCAGTTTTATTTTTGAAAACACATGGGAAGAAAATCAAGAAGCAATGAAGACAAGGAAACTGGCGATCATCCCTGTCGGAAGCTCTGAGCAGCACGGCCCCGCGCTTCCAGTCGGTACCGACTGGATCATCGCTGAATACCTGGCGAAAAGGGTCGGTGAAAAAACAGACAAAGGACTTGTGGCGCCCGTCGTTCCTTATGGACACGCACTCTATCATGCCGACTTCCCAGGAACCATGGCTGTTTCCCAGACTACTCTTGCCGCCTACATACAGGAGGTCTGCGATCAGCTTGTTTCCTATGGCTTTACCCATTTCTTATTCTTAAATGGACATGGCGGCAATAATAACGCGCTTTATGACGTAGGACAATATCTTCGTTTAAAAAATATTCCTGTGGCGAATATCCAGTGGTTTGAAGTGGCAGGGGACCTGAACCCCGAATGGGGCCTGATCGGACATGGCGATATTACAGAAACCGCTGTTATGATGCACATTAATCCAGATATCGTAAAAGTGGAACGGGCACACATTCCGGATAATCAGAAAATCGGAAATATTCAGCTTCTGGACCTTCACAGAGGTGAATTTGAAGGCGCGGCTGTTTATCTGAATCTGCGTACAAGAGACGTCACTAAAACCGGAGATTTGATCGAGCACGGCCATGCCGCCGGCGTGGACTATTCAAAGAGCGCCCGCGACGCCACAGCCGAGCTTGGAAAAGAAGTGTGTGATGCTGTAGTAGACTATATCCTTCGTTTTATTGACGAATTCGTGACTTTTGAATTTGATTATAAAAAATAA